In the genome of Oscarella lobularis chromosome 1, ooOscLobu1.1, whole genome shotgun sequence, one region contains:
- the LOC136183635 gene encoding ERI1 exoribonuclease 3-like, whose product MAGQARPSFDFFLVLDFEATCDDHREIFPMEIIEFPVILLNSRTLQTEDIFHFYVQPTVNPILTDFCTKLTGIAQEQVSRQPKLPEVMKSFDDWLEKHDLLSSSHNFCFVTCGDWDLKTALPNQCRHLRIAVPPYFRKWVNIKKAFRRIYKLPKLPRSMPYMLDRLGMALEGRHHSGIDDAKNITKIMVELLKLDPGIKETFFY is encoded by the exons ATGGCTGGCCAAGCTAGACCttcgttcgacttctttctcgttctcgacttcgaagcgacgtgTGACGACCACCGAGAGATCTTTCCAATG GAGATCATCGAATTCCCCGTCATTCTACTCAATTCAAGAACTCTACAAACGGAAgacatttttcatttttacgTACAGCCCACAGTTAATCCAATCCTGACGGACTTTTGCACGAAG TTGACGGGGATCGCTCAAGAGCAAGTGAGCAGGCAACCAAAGCTCCCCGAAGTTATGAAA TCGTTTGATGATTGGTTAGAAAAGCACGACTTGCTTTCATCATCACACAACTTCTGCTTTGTCACGTGCGGCGATTGGGATTTGAAAACGGC GCTTCCGAATCAGTGCAGACACCTACGCATCGCTGTACCGCCGTATTTTCGAAAGTGGGTCAATATAAAGAAA gcttttcgacgaatttaTAAATTGCCGAAGCTTCCAAGAAGTATGCCATATATGCTTGATCGCCTTGGAATGGCTCTTGAAGGCCGTCATCACAGCGGAATAG ATGACGCTAAGAACATCACCAAAATAATGGTGGAACTTCTCAAACTCGATCCAGGAATAAAGGAAACTTTCTTCTACTAA